One Setaria viridis chromosome 7, Setaria_viridis_v4.0, whole genome shotgun sequence genomic region harbors:
- the LOC117863436 gene encoding uncharacterized protein has product MMGAREPVAMEIPAEEGAAARSPPRRIRRRLVEGARGGGAPASVEEIEARLREAELRRQQFHEWLACKARKKPRSPSWSSQEEDHGQRLEAKLLAAEQKRLSLLAKARNRLAKLDELRQAAKNDVEMRFEKEREELETRVESRVRQAEENRLRLLHADMQKRAALKERTARSLVQKATSESKYMEQVRTAILQKRTAAEKKRLRLLEAEKMKAQARLLRIQKAAMTVCSQRETERKKLKEQLDSKLQRAKRQRAEYLKQRGSPRNSAHADYIKHADFFSIKLARCWRIFVKSRKTTLTLVEAYDALGINEKSVKSMPFENLAMSMESPTVLQTTKALLDRLERRLVISHSVASSSLENVDHLLKRVSSPPRRKVPPSREGRTRAVAKRSAKSSVASIRLPRYSLRVVLCAYMILAHPSAVLSGQGEREKQLMESAANFIKEFELLIKIILDGPGRSSDVTGQRKFRTQLANFDKAWCTYLYCFVVWKVKDARLLEEDLVRAACKLELSMMQTCKLTADGQSPNNLTHDMKAIQKQVTDDQKLLREKVQHLSGDAGIERMDSALSDTRSKFFEAKENGSPLAAPVANVFTPLSINSSGKTPSVVKENSRTNALGSSSVARSLLGASSSSSTSPVKQLTENEQMVNEMLHEDDSAFAGRSDSANTAEEEFQKKVRETMEKAFWDSVTDSIRGDMPDYSRLINLVKEVRDSLHELAPKEWKEEILENIDIEILSQVLGSGSQDAQYLGQILQYSLAMVRKLSAAAKEDEMKKSHDKLLSELAASSEVNDNGINSFVIAVIKGLRFILEEIKELQAEVSKARIQLMQPIIKGSAGVEYLQKAFTDRYGPPDNASASLPLTMQWISTSKNIVEEEWSEHSDCLSIIPSAGQAPALVPVLRAGHGAPVEQPSSSAAGASGQPECKGEKLDKLIRIGLLQLITSMEGLQMQSTPESLQINLLRLRSVQSQFQKVIAIATSMLVLRQVLMSENSKATPLELENAISELFKALEKILDSSPDAGTEEIVEAMISASASVGSPSEEKIQARRQMITRVFLKSLQPGDVVFKVVSRAVYCAFRGVVLGGSSPKGQKLADAAMRRIGAVKLVDRVVKAAEVLIKVATVSEKVHGPWYKALM; this is encoded by the exons ATGATGGGGGCGCGGGAGCCGGTGGCGATGGAGATACCGGcggaggaaggggcggcggcgaggtcgccgccgcggcggatcaggaggaggctggtggagggggcgcgcggcggcggggcgccggcgagcgTGGAGGAGATCGAGGCCAGGCTCAGGGAGGCCGAGCTCCGGAGGCAG CAATTCCATGAATGGTTGGCCTGCAAAGCAAGGAAGAAGCCGCGGAGCCCGTCATGGTCCTCTCAGGAGGAAGATCATGGGCAGCGCCTTGAAGCAAAGCTTCTGGCTGCTGAGCAGAAGAGGTTAAGCCTCCTGGCAAAGGCGCGGAACCGATTGGCCAAGTTGGATGAACTCCGACAGGCTGCTAAGAATGATGTGGAAATGCGGTTTGAGAAGGAAAGGGAAGAACTTGAGACCAGAGTTGAGTCTCGTGTCCGGCAGGCAGAGGAGAATCGCTTGAGGCTTCTGCATGCTGATATGCAGAAGCGAGCTGCGCTGAAGGAGAGAACAGCGAGGTCCCTGGTGCAGAAGGCAACATCAGAGAGCAAATACATGGAGCAAGTGCGGACTGCAATTTTGCAAAAGCGCACTGCTGCTGAGAAGAAACGGCTGAGGTTGCTGGAAGCTGAAAAGATGAAGGCTCAAGCTAGGCTTTTGCGCATCCAAAAAGCCGCCATGACTGTATGCAGCCAAAGAGAAACAGAGAGGaaaaaactgaaagaacagtTGGACAGCAAACTTCAGAGG GCAAAGAGGCAGAGAGCTGAGTATTTGAAGCAGCGAGGAAGTCCTCGCAATTCTGCCCATGCTGATTACATCAAGCATGCGGATTTCTTCTCTATAAAGCTAGCGAG ATGCTGGAGAATATTTGTGAAATCCAGGAAGACAACACTTACATTGGTTGAAGCTTATGATGCCTTGGGAATTAATGAGAAGTCTGTGAAAAGTATGCCCTTTGAAAATTTAGCTATGTCAATGGAATCTCCTACAGTTCTTCAGACTACAAAGGCATTACTTGACCGATTGGAGAGACGTCTTGTCATTTCTCATTCAGTAGCATCTTCGTCACTGGAAAATGTTGACCATCTACTGAAACGCGTTAGTtctccaccgaggaggaaggtACCTCCTAGCAGGGAGGGAAGAACACGGGCAGTTGCAAAAAGATCAGCTAAAAGTTCTGTGGCAAGCATCAGATTGCCTAGATACTCACTGAGGGTTGTGCTTTGCGCTTACATGATACTGGCTCATCCCAGTGCTGTTTTAAGCGGGCAAGGTGAAAGGGAGAAACAGCTTATGGAGTCAGCAGCAAACTTTATCAAGGAATTCGAGCTGTTAATTAAGATAATACTTGATGGACCAGGGCGGTCATCTGATGTTACTGGTCAGAGGAAATTCCGGACTCAGTTGGCTAATTTTGACAAGGCGTGGTGCACATATCTTTACTGCTTTGTGGTGTGGAAGGTAAAAGATGCAAGATTATTGGAGGAAGATCTTGTTAGGGCTGCATGCAAGCTTGAGCTGTCAATGATGCAAACATGCAAGCTAACTGCGGATGGGCAGTCACCAAATAATCTTACTCATGACATGAAGGCAATTCAGAAGCAGGTTACTGATGATCAAAAGCTCTTACGCGAGAAGGTTCAGCACCTGAGTGGCGATGCTGGCATTGAGCGGATGGACTCTGCTCTTTCAGATACGAGGTCAAAATTCTTTGAAGCAAAGGAGAATGGAAGTCCATTAGCAGCACCAGTTGCAAATGTATTTACCCCTTTGAGCATTAATTCGTCTGGGAAGACCCCTTCTGTGGTTAAGGAGAATTCGAGGACAAATGCTCTAGGATCAAGTTCTGTTGCCCGTTCTCTGCTTGGTGCTTCTTCATCAAGCAGTACATCACCAGTGAAGCAGCTGACAGAGAATGAGCAAATGGTCAATGAAATGCTTCATGAGGATGACAGTGCTTTTGCTGGAAGGTCTGATAGTGCTAATACTGCTGAGGAggagttccagaagaaagtgaGAGAAACGATGGAGAAAGCTTTCTGGGACTCGGTCACCGACTCAATTAGAGGAGACATGCCTGATTATAGTCGATTGATCAACCTTGTAAAGGAAGTGAGGGATTCATTACATGAGTTGGCCCCAAAGGAGTGGAAGGAGGAAATACTAGAGAATATTGACATAGAAATTCTGTCCCAGGTACTTGGGTCAGGTTCCCAGGATGCACAATACTTGGGGCAGATTTTGCAGTATTCTCTAGCTATGGTCCGCAAGCTCTCTGCTGCTGCAAAGGAGGATGAGATGAAGAAAAGCCACGACAAACTATTGAGTGAGTTGGCTGCAAGTTCTGAAGTCAATGACAATGGCATCAACTCATTTGTCATTGCTGTCATCAAGGGCCTGCGTTTCATACTGGAAGAAATAAAG GAACTGCAAGCAGAAGTGAGTAAGGCACGAATCCAGTTGATGCAGCCGATTATAAAAGGATCTGCGGGAGTGGAGTACCTGCAGAAGGCTTTCACTGATCGCTATGGGCCACCTGACAATGCATCAGCTTCTCTCCCCCTAACTATGCAATGGATTTCGACGTCAAAGAACATTGTGGAAGAAGAATGGAGTGAACATTCAGACTGTCTTTCAATAATACCATCAGCAGGCCAGGCTCCTGCCCTTGTTCCAGTGCTCCGTGCTGGTCATGGAGCTCCAGTAGAGCAACCATCTTCATCTGCAGCAGGCGCTTCTGGTCAACCAGAGTGCAAGGGTGAGAAGCTGGACAAGCTGATAAGGATcggcctgttgcaactcatcaCTAGCATGGAAGGCTTGCAAATGCAGTCAACTCCTGAAAGCTTGCAAATTAATCTGCTGAGGCTGAGGTCCGTGCAGAGCCAATTCCAGAAAGTGATTGCGATCGCCACAAG CATGCTCGTCCTTCGCCAAGTTCTGATGAGTGAGAATTCAAAGGCCACTCCTTTGGAACTGGAAAATGCCATCTCAGAACTCTTCAAGGCCCTCGAGAAGATACTGGACAGCTCCCCTGATGCTGGCACGGAAGAGATTGTGGAGGCGATGATCAGCGCATCAGCCTCAGTTGGCTCACCATCAGAGGAGAAAATTCAGGCCAGGAGGCAGATGATCACCCGGGTGTTCCTCAAGAGTCTCCAGCCCGGCGACGTGGTCTTCAAGGTGGTCTCCCGGGCAGTCTACTGTGCTTTCCGCGGTGTAGTCCTGGGTGGCAGCAGCCCCAAGGGCCAGAAGCTGGCTGACGCAGCAATGCGCCGCATCGGCGCAGTGAAGCTTGTCGACAGAGTGGTGAAGGCTGCTGAGGTGCTGATCAAGGTGGCAACGGTGTCAGAGAAGGTCCATGGTCCTTGGTACAAAGCTCTGATGTGA
- the LOC117863289 gene encoding serine/threonine-protein kinase-like protein CCR4 — MSPPPPPRHLLLSLLSLLALLPPLLLASSSFPFPTIAIAAVGANATACPHHVACALVPTGTGTADYQISCASITNSSAQHHNYSYGGESTPFSAVVAGDGYLCSAGPSVSSQPMSMRWWDLRDSEATSKRVYWGKALSAVSGGGEYVCGIVEERIQCWRWSSGTVPERVRFSAVAVGGGFVCGLVKGSGEVRCFGGGDAARWEPKGRHAMLAAGERHACAVRAESGEVVCWGEAAAVAAASPSPRIAGRAVSSLAVGDAVTCVLWGNWTVACWPPEEAAPPRSVAQKQFVALEAKGKVVCGVLMSDYSLVCWGPGVQAGAGAPGGVSKVFDRVLPGPCAPWASCLCGVWSGSGPLCGGAGVAAVCYPCGYSPPPMRALAPTPSSSTSSSHSSGKRRPSDLAIALVSAGIGSGVLAAIAAVVVYCLRRRRGGGSQDSGRIHAEPNGPAAPRVERRLSALLSKGPNTTVEQFPLVALRAATSGFSPSHRIGSGGFGTVYRASLADGREVAIKRVERRDPGAASSSSATAAAARRASSHEAAFVSELALLSRVNHKNLVRLLGFCADGGERILVYEYMPNGTLHDHLHRRPPAAPLSPPLTSWPARLRLALGAARGIEYMHTYAVPPIIHRDIKSPNILLDADWTAKVSDFGLSLLNDLSAGCGNAGGDVDDEPCLTAGTVGYMDPEYYRLQHLTDKSDVYSFGVVLLELLSGCKVIQRFEGSGTPKNVVDVTVPHIEADRVHRVLDARLPLPTPGEMEAVAYVGYLAADCVRPAGRDRPTMSEVVGVLERAVAACEENDEGGGGEAVLSRSCTDGSTTA; from the coding sequence ATCACCAATAGCTCTGCCCAGCACCACAACTACTCCTACGGCGGCGAGAGCACGCCGttctccgccgtcgtcgccggcgatggGTACCTCTGCTCCGCCGGCCCGAGTGTGTCGTCGCAGCCGATGTCCATGCGGTGGTGGGACCTGAGAGACAGCGAGGCGACGTCGAAGCGGGTGTACTGGGGCAAAGCGCTGTCGGCGGtgtccggcggcggggagtaCGTGTGCGGGATCGTCGAGGAGAGGATTCAATGCTGGAGGTGGTCGTCGGGAACGGTGCCGGAGCGCGTGCGGTTCTCGGCcgtggcggtgggcggcgggttCGTGTGCGGGCTCGTGAAGGGCTCCGGCGAGGTGAGGTGTTTCGGCGGCGGGGATGCGGCGAGGTGGGAGCCGAAGGGGAGACACGCCATGCTCGCGGCGGGGGAGCGTCACGCGTGCGCGGTGAGGGCGGAGAGCGGCGAGGTGGTGTGctggggcgaggcggcggcggtggcggccgcgtcgccgtcgccgaggataGCGGGGCGCGCGGTGTCGTCTCTGGCGGTTGGCGACGCCGTAACGTGCGTTCTGTGGGGGAACTGGACGGTCGCGTGCTGGCcaccggaggaggcggcgccgccgcggtcggTGGCGCAGAAGCAATTCGTCGCGCTAGAGGCCAAGGGGAAGGTGGTGTGCGGGGTGCTCATGTCCGACTACTCGCTCGTGTGCTGGGGCCCCGGCGTCcaggccggagccggagccccgGGCGGGGTGAGCAAGGTGTTCGACCGCGTTCTGCCTGGACCGTGCGCGCCGTGGGCGTCGTGCCTCTGCGGCGTCTGGTCGGGCTCCGGGCCCCTatgcggcggcgcaggcgtcgccgccgtctgcTACCCCTGCGGCTACTCTCCTCCGCCCATGAGGGCGCTGGCGCCTACCCCCAGCTCGTCGACGTCGAGCTCTCACTCGAGCGGGAAGCGGCGGCCGAGCGACCTGGCGATCGCGTTAGTCAGTGCCGGGATCGGCTCGGGAGTTctggccgccatcgccgcggtGGTGGTGTACTGCCTTCGCAGGAGACGGGGCGGCGGCTCTCAGGACTCCGGGCGCATCCACGCGGAGCCGAAtggcccggcggcgccgcgcgtggAGCGGCGGCTCAGCGCGCTGCTCTCCAAGGGCCCCAACACGACGGTGGAGCAGTTTCCCCTGGTGGCGCTCCGGGCCGCAACGAGCGGGTTCTCGCCGTCCCACCGCATCGGCTCCGGCGGCTTCGGCACCGTGTACCGCGCGTCCCTCGCTGACGGCCGCGAGGTCGCCATCAAGCGCGTGGAGCGGCGCGACCCCGGCgccgcgtcgtcctcctccgccacggcggcggcggcgcggcgcgccagCAGCCACGAGGCGGCCTTCGTCTCCGAGCTGGCTCTGCTCTCCCGCGTGAACCACAAGAACCTCGTCCGCCTCCTCGGCTTCTGCGCTGACGGCGGCGAGCGCATCCTCGTGTACGAGTACATGCCCAACGGCACCCTCCACGACCACCTCCACCGGCgtcccccggcggcgccgctctCCCCGCCGCTGACGTCGTGGCCggcgcgcctccgcctcgcgctcggcgccgcccgcggcatCGAGTACATGCACACCTACGCCGTGCCGCCCATCATCCACCGCGACATCAAGTCCCccaacatcctcctcgacgccgaCTGGACCGCCAAGGTCTCCGACTTCGGCCTCTCGCTGCTCAACGACCTGAGCGCCGGATGCGGCAatgccggcggcgacgtcgacgacgagccgtgcTTGACGGCGGGGACGGTGGGGTACATGGACCCGGAGTACTACCGGCTGCAGCACCTGACGGACaagagcgacgtgtacagcttcggcgtcgtgCTCCTGGAGCTGCTCTCCGGCTGCAAGGTGATCCAGCGGTTCGAGGGCAGCGGCACGCCCAAGAACGTCGTCGACGTCACCGTGCCGCACATCGAGGCGGACCGCGTGCACCGGGTGCTCGACGCGCGCCTGCCGCTGCCGACGCCAGGGGAGATGGAGGCCGTCGCCTACGTCGGCTACCTGGCGGCGGACTGCGTGCGGCCAGCGGGGCGCGACCGCCCCACCATGAGCGAGGTCGTCGGCGTGCTCGAGCGGGCCGTGGCGGCGTGCGAGGAGAAcgacgaaggcggcggcggcgaggcagtgTTGTCGCGGTCGTGCACCGATGGGTCCACCACGGCGTGA
- the LOC117863437 gene encoding uncharacterized protein yields the protein MPLLRRSTFSLLEPPDNLDPNEEVFQIRFTKEIFRDYQEYLNRLNLYRQKVWTCEVSGKSNLTYEEALVCEQQAAVKAQLLPKELIAHVLEMIQYSTLSLTDLLEKVYCSLLLDFFEGQELHAKKDGSEAACKILKVIGSGSTKLYEVGWLGQENAVVNTSVVKADDLIRKKAPASRNILKMFIRDSTSKRSPWIVNADLARKYGIDTEPPEDIMNGEDLYKGRKRFANGEDTSNKLKKDEKLVGLPVKYPIDDLLVKPTADDPILPKRPPLSRDFRVPVDSVGDLLMVWEFCLSFGRLLCLSPFSLSDLENAICNKESNLVLVVEMHAALFHLLIRDEGEYFTFLLNKKKTLKVTLVTWAEYLCNFLEMIRKEEFSSKVSKIRRGHYGLLDTGLKLKILRELVEEAITTSAVRGQLNEWIDQQQALAAAKREDARKNREEQKFNMEGVAENGINHTDTIQNDNECPKNQPEGKEQKGLNIFLSSKTGDEKMFLRRHLETEMEQQSLRPGHLGKDRFYNRYWFFRCEGRLFAESADSKEWGYYSTKEELDALLGSLNIKGTRERALKRQLDKSYDKISNALENTSKDTEQKTLHEEVDLRRSTRIHAQPKEDSPSMSFLKYINKWKQK from the exons ATGCCTCTACTAAGGAGATCCACTTTCTCCTTACTGGAGCCACCAGATAACTTGGATCCTAATGAGGAGGTGTTCCAAATTAGGTTCACTAAGGAGATATTCCGAGATTATCA GGAATACCTGAATAGGTTGAACCTTTATCGTCAGAAGGTCTGGACTTGTGAGGTGTCTGGAAAGTCTAATCTTACCTATGAGGAAGCTTTGGTTTGTGAGCAACAAGCTGCAGTGAAGGCTCAACTGTTGCCGAAAGAGCTGATAGCTCATGTTCTCGAGATGATTCAATACA GCACTCTTAGCTTGACTGATCTTCTCGAGAAAGTATACTGTAGTCTGCTATTGGATTTTTTTGAAGGACAAGAATTACATGCTAAAAAAGATGGTTCTGAGGCTGCTTGCAAGATCTTGAAGGTTATAGGCTCTGGTAGCACCAAATTGTACGAGGTGGGTTGGCTTGGCCAAGAGAATGCAGTAGTCAACACTTCAGTGGTTAAAGCTGATGATCTAATTCGCAAGAAGGCACCTGCTAGTCGTAATATACTGAAAATGTTTATTAGGGATTCAACATCAAAAAGATCTCCATGGATAGTAAATGCAGATCTTGCAAGGAAATATGGGATAGACACTGAGCCCCCAGAAGACATTATG AATGGTGAAGATTTGTACAAAGGAAGGAAACGGTTTGCAAATGGAGAAGATACCAGTAACAAGTTGAAGAAAG ATGAGAAGCTAGTAGGTTTGCCAGTTAAATATCCAATTGATGATCTTTTAGTAAAGCCTACGGCAGATGATCCCATTTTGCCAAAGAGACCTCCACTATCTAGAGACTTTAGAGTGCCTGTAGATTCTGTGGGGGATCTCCTTATGGTCTGGGAATTCTGTTTGTCATTCGGGAGGCTTCTATGCTTGTCACCATTTTCCCTCTCAGATCTGGAGAATGCAATTTGCAACAAAGAAAGCAACCTTGTTCTTGTGGTGGAAATGCATGCTGCACTTTTCCACTTGCTTATTAGAGATGAAGGTGAATATTTTACATTTCTCCTGAACAAGAAAAAGACACTAAAG GTAACTCTAGTCACCTGGGCTGAGTATCTATGCAATTTCTTGGAGATGATAAGAAAAGAAGAATTCTCCAGTAAAGTGTCAAAGATACGAAGGGGTCATTATGGTCTTCTTGACACTGGTCTAAAGCTTAAAATTCTCAGGGAACTGGTAGAGGAAGCCATTACAACTTCTGCAGTACGAGGGCAATTAAATGAATGGATTGACCAGCAACAAGCACTTGCAGCTGCAAAAAGGGAGGATGCTAGAAAGAATAGGGAAGAGCAGAAGTTTAACATGGAAGGGGTAGCAGAAAACGGAATAAATCACACTGATACTATACAAAATGATAACGAATGTCCTAAGAATCAGCCTGAGGGAAAAGAGCAAAAGGGCTTGAACATTTTTTTGTCCAGCAAGACTGGAGATGAGAAAATGTTTCTG agaagACACCTTGAAACTGAAATGGAGCAGCAATCTCTACGACCCGGTCATCTTGGAAAAGACAGATTCTACAATAGGTATTGGTTTTTTAGGTGTGAAGGGAGACTTTTTGCTGAAAGTGCAGATTCCAAAGAGTGGGGTTACTACAGCACTAAGGAAGAG CTTGATGCACTTCTGGGATCATTGAACATCAAAGGCACAAGGGAGAGAGCACTCAAGCGTCAGCTTGACAAGTCCTATGATAAGATAAG TAACGCTTTGGAAAACACATCGAAGGACACTGAACAGAAAACGTTACATGAAGAGGTTGACTTGCGGCGTTCCACTCGTATACATGCTCAACCAAAAGAGGATAGCCCTTCCATGTCATTCCTCAAGTATATCAACAAATGGAAACAAAAATGA